One genomic segment of Nocardia spumae includes these proteins:
- a CDS encoding SDR family oxidoreductase has translation MSTVLVTGGTGALGRHVVDRLRTRGHEVRVLSRREDAGTHTGDLTTGQGVPAAVEGSEVIVHAASDFRRFGTPDLAQTRNLLAAAGGVRQLLYVSIVGIDRIPLGYYRNKLACEQLIADSGAPHTILRATQFHDLIAAVLGGVRRLPVAPLPTDFRFQPVDTGDVATRIADLAEGDPLGRAPDFGGPEVSTLAELARVWQRHRGGPKHLLPLRLPGRVAGGFRAGANTCPEHADGTRTWADYVAADPGPSYRLRG, from the coding sequence ATGAGCACAGTGCTGGTGACCGGTGGAACGGGAGCGCTCGGGCGGCACGTCGTGGATCGGTTGCGTACGCGTGGGCACGAGGTGCGGGTGCTGTCGCGGCGCGAGGACGCGGGCACCCATACGGGAGATCTGACGACCGGACAGGGGGTGCCGGCCGCGGTCGAGGGCTCCGAGGTGATCGTGCACGCGGCCTCGGATTTCCGACGATTCGGCACACCGGATCTCGCGCAGACCCGGAATCTGCTCGCCGCGGCCGGGGGAGTGCGGCAGCTGCTGTACGTATCGATCGTCGGCATCGACCGCATCCCGCTCGGCTATTACCGCAACAAGCTGGCGTGTGAGCAGCTGATCGCCGACAGCGGTGCGCCGCACACGATTCTGCGCGCCACCCAGTTCCACGATCTCATCGCCGCGGTCCTCGGCGGGGTGCGGCGGCTCCCGGTCGCGCCGCTGCCGACGGACTTCCGTTTCCAGCCCGTGGACACCGGTGATGTCGCCACCCGGATCGCCGACCTCGCCGAGGGCGATCCGCTGGGCCGTGCGCCCGATTTCGGTGGCCCGGAGGTCTCGACCCTGGCCGAACTGGCCCGCGTGTGGCAGCGGCATCGAGGCGGGCCGAAACACCTGCTGCCGCTGCGGCTGCCGGGCCGCGTCGCCGGTGGATTCCGCGCGGGCGCCAACACCTGCCCCGAACATGCCGACGGCACCCGAACCTGGGCGGACTATGTAGCGGCCGACCCAGGTCCGAGCTACCGCCTGCGCGGATAA